In Rhodopirellula islandica, the following proteins share a genomic window:
- a CDS encoding PEP-CTERM sorting domain-containing protein, which yields MAAFASFGIPPDAYGAMATNLRKVAGFERHFTRSSSMQFLPLLAILAVFATFTQKGNAGVVTDLFELDDTVVDLDDTSVNSLTYSRTLFGSDGVSFDATITVTGNGSYVQNSSNGLGVNGTTLSDGEALTFAMSISDEVGGTAIFDGFTLLDFNFFTDTRVDADSSTYEEANFTPGGLVVPDQTGFGASDVLDLTQLDPGSPLPSFTLTAITDSTTRSFQLDDITAQFTTTASAVPEPSSFALLAIGSTFITLVRRRGRTISRNHSLR from the coding sequence ATGGCCGCATTCGCCTCTTTTGGCATTCCCCCGGATGCCTACGGAGCGATGGCAACAAACCTTCGGAAAGTGGCTGGCTTCGAGCGCCATTTCACTCGGAGCAGCTCAATGCAATTCCTGCCTCTCTTAGCAATCCTGGCCGTTTTCGCGACTTTCACGCAGAAGGGAAATGCCGGTGTAGTAACAGACCTATTTGAGCTCGATGATACAGTCGTCGACTTAGACGATACTTCGGTGAATTCGCTAACTTACTCTCGAACGCTATTTGGCTCAGATGGCGTATCTTTCGATGCAACCATTACTGTCACAGGTAATGGTTCATATGTTCAGAACAGTTCCAATGGTTTAGGCGTCAATGGAACTACCCTCAGCGATGGCGAGGCTCTGACTTTTGCAATGTCGATTAGCGATGAAGTCGGTGGGACCGCAATTTTCGATGGATTCACCCTTCTTGATTTCAATTTCTTTACAGACACTCGTGTGGATGCAGACTCATCGACATACGAAGAGGCAAATTTTACACCTGGAGGCTTGGTCGTACCCGATCAAACAGGTTTTGGCGCGTCTGACGTTTTAGATTTGACGCAACTGGATCCGGGATCCCCGCTACCAAGTTTTACTCTGACTGCCATCACTGATTCGACGACCAGATCTTTTCAACTCGACGATATCACGGCACAGTTCACGACTACCGCTTCAGCTGTTCCCGAGCCATCGAGTTTCGCGTTACTGGCGATTGGCAGCACGTTCATAACACTGGTCCGTCGTCGCGGACGGACCATCAGTCGCAACCACTCTTTGCGATAG